From Topomyia yanbarensis strain Yona2022 chromosome 1, ASM3024719v1, whole genome shotgun sequence, one genomic window encodes:
- the LOC131677484 gene encoding transcription initiation factor IIA subunit 2, with product MSYQLYRNTTLGNTLQETLDELIQYGQITPALAVRVLVQFDKSINAALSNRVKSRVTFKAAKLNTYRFCDNVWTLMLNDVEFREVHEFAKVDKVKIVACDGKNVNVNDDIGRTDR from the exons ATGTCTTATCAGCTCTATCGGAACACAACGCTTGGTAATACCCTGCAGGAAACTTTGGACGAGCTGATTCAG taTGGACAAATAACTCCAGCTCTGGCAGTCCGGGTGTTGGTACAATTCGACAAATCCATCAACGCCGCCCTATCGAATCGAGTAAAATCCCGCGTAACGTTCAAGGCGGCAAAGCTCAATACTTACCGATTCTGCGACAATGTTTGGACGCTCATGCTAAATGACGTCGAGTTTCGCGAGGTGCACGAATTTGCCAAAGTAGATAAGGTGAAGATTGTGGCATGTGATGGAAAGA ATGTCAACGTAAATGACGATATCGGAAGAACCGATCGATAG